A DNA window from Euleptes europaea isolate rEulEur1 chromosome 20, rEulEur1.hap1, whole genome shotgun sequence contains the following coding sequences:
- the SH2D7 gene encoding SH2 domain-containing protein 7: MEKESSLDIEKQPSEMLKDLVLRWFLEVQAPLLSQDDGTLPGWFHGFITRKQTEELLNDKDYGCFLIRLRERAFGYILSYRGKDRCRHFVINSPKNGRYVISGDTRHHESLAELIRYYQTSEIEPFGENLTAACSKLEETNIYDEISLEQRTPAKPSPKLVRQESSSSPATSPARKDITSQQSAKSRRKLQEQQTPVSKERRGWSLEASPEDDTDEAPPIPDRSSLLMAECSDDADQAVTTPPQNLDSPDQGNPDGKNTSPKPSDKLYSKRMDGAGCPGTIYSEIGVDQRKSIWTQPESQSSQPFSLTVPKMSTLNSPTTTPKLSPKLPNKPKVSAESQGLQDTLLASYSTSPVSGEGRKMPSPSETLSDSSRENLYGQIHKLKSQKPIVSLGDDPYERIPFDWPKRRIRERDSENLPKSSPLKAKEAYERACLKSDRSPRSQSYTDSAYEKIPGRSSKSSLTRHGAGADDIYEKISFVPGKGAGAKPSQKLFEAV; encoded by the exons ATGGAGAAGGAGTCCAGTCTAGACATTGAGAAGCAGCCCTCGGAGATGCTGAAGGATTTGGTGCTACGGTGGTTTTTGGAGGTTCAAGCCCCCCTTCTTTCCCAGGACGACGGCACCTTACCGGGATGGTTTCATGGATTCATTACTCGGAA GCAGACAGAAGAACTCCTGAATGATAAAGACTATGGCTGCTTTCTTATCAGGCTCCGTGAAAGAGCGTTTGGCTATATCCTCTCTTACAG AGGCAAGGATCGATGCCGCCATTTTGTGATCAACTCCCCAAAGAATGGACGTTATGTCATTTCGGGGGACACCCGCCACCACGAAAGCCTTGCCGAATTGATCAGGTACTACCAGACATCTGAAATCGAGCCGTTCGGAGAAAACCTTACTGCGGCCTGTTCAAAG CTGGAAGAAACAAACATATACGACGAAATCTCCCTGGAGCAGCGAACGCCTGCTAAGCCAAGTCCGAAACTGGTCAGGCAAGAATCCAGCAGCTCTCCCGCAACCAGCCCTGCGAGGAAGGACATTACCAGCCAGCAGTCGGCAAAGTCAAGGAGGAAGCTTCAAGAACAACAAACGCCCGTTTCGAAGGAGAGGAGAGGCTGGAGCCTGGAGGCTAGCCCTGAAGAC GACACTGATGAAGCCCCGCCCATCCCAGACAGGAGCAGTCTGCTGATGGCAGAATGCTCCGACGATGCAGATCAAGCAGTCACAACCCCCCCGCAAAATCTAGACAGTCCCGACCAAGGGAACCCCGATGGAAAAAATACGAGTCCTAAGCCATCAGATAAACTGTACAGCAAAAGAATGGATGGAGCTGGCTGTCCAGGAACGATATATTCTGAAATTGGGGTAGACCAACGCAAGAGCATTTGGACCCAACCAGAGTCCCAGAGTAGTCAACCTTTCTCTCTTACCGTCCCGAAAATGTCCACCCTGAATTCGCCAACGACAACTCCAAAATTATCTCCAAAGTTACCTAATAAACCAAAGGTCTCCGCTGAGTCCCAAGGACTGCAGGACACTCTGTTGGCATCATATTCAACCTCTCCGGTGAGCGGCGAAGGGCGTAAAATGCCATCCCCCTCCGAGACGTTATCTGATTCCTCAAGGGAGAACTTGTACGGTCAGATCCATAAACTGAAATCCCAGAAACCCATCGTGTCTCTCGGCGACGACCCTTATGAACGAATCCCTTTTGACTGGCCCAAGCGCAGGATCCGAGAGCGCGATTCTGAAAACCTTCCCAAATCTTCACCGCTGAAGGCCAAAGAGGCTTACGAACGAGCCTGCCTGAAGAGCGACCGATCGCCCAGGTCACAGAGCTATACGGACAGCGCGTACGAAAAGATCCCAGGGCGCTCATCCAAAAGCTCATTGACGAGGCATGGGGCTGGAGCAGACGACATCTATGAGAAAATCTCCTTCGTCCCTGGGAAGGGAGCAGGGGCAAAGCCAAGCCAAAAG cTGTTTgaggcagtgtga